Proteins from a single region of Nodularia sp. LEGE 06071:
- a CDS encoding Cof-type HAD-IIB family hydrolase has protein sequence MHKASASDLILTGNYAAAAQNIKLLVLDIDGTISGESNTVSAPVKQAIAAVQAKGIQVAIATGRMYCSALRFHQEINSLLPLSAYQGAWIQDPANQEIHRHWAVSKDMAHQLLDYFEQPHLRSLLSVHFYINDQLYVRDLSQETQIYAQRSGITPIPVGDLRQVLTNEPTKILALCDDAELINELLGNLRRQYTPAELYLTTSVATFFEATNPLVNKGTAVRYIAEELLGLESSNVMTIGDNFNDFEMLEYAGIGVAMGNAPAGVQAIAQWVAPSVDQDGVATAIDQFLLSSG, from the coding sequence ATGCACAAAGCATCTGCCTCTGACTTGATATTGACTGGTAATTATGCTGCGGCTGCACAAAATATTAAATTACTGGTTTTAGATATAGATGGGACGATTTCTGGAGAGTCTAACACTGTCAGCGCACCTGTCAAGCAGGCGATCGCCGCAGTACAAGCCAAAGGAATCCAGGTGGCGATCGCAACTGGCCGGATGTATTGTTCAGCTTTACGCTTCCACCAAGAAATTAACTCTCTGCTGCCATTATCAGCTTATCAAGGAGCTTGGATTCAAGACCCAGCTAATCAGGAAATTCATCGCCATTGGGCTGTGTCCAAAGACATGGCGCACCAGCTACTAGACTATTTTGAACAGCCGCATCTGCGATCGCTTTTATCTGTCCACTTCTATATCAATGATCAGCTTTACGTGCGAGATTTGAGCCAAGAAACTCAAATTTATGCCCAACGTTCTGGGATTACCCCGATTCCCGTGGGCGATTTGCGCCAAGTTCTCACCAATGAACCCACCAAAATATTAGCTTTGTGCGACGATGCAGAACTGATCAACGAGCTATTGGGGAACTTGCGCCGCCAATACACACCTGCTGAACTTTATCTGACAACATCTGTTGCGACCTTTTTTGAAGCCACTAATCCCTTAGTGAATAAGGGAACTGCTGTGCGTTACATAGCTGAAGAACTGCTGGGCTTAGAAAGCAGCAATGTGATGACTATTGGTGATAACTTTAATGACTTTGAAATGCTGGAATATGCTGGCATCGGTGTAGCTATGGGTAATGCTCCAGCAGGTGTGCAAGCGATCGCGCAATGGGTAGCACCTAGTGTAGATCAAGATGGAGTTGCAACTGCTATTGATCAGTTTTTACTGTCGTCAGGGTAA
- a CDS encoding DALR anticodon-binding domain-containing protein, with product MCKYIAIKALLSSYLVLAVNIYTSTDKLTSIESRKFPLYKGRDNSRVLYISGLALQLAKSHNQTTMEIASGIVSHLSAIRGDFFSVQIVPPGSIYLELTHPFLATWLQSLVVRNIGEDWETGTRKITVPNPSRLFVIQYAHARCYSLLLLAHREGLIKLREPMPDISENSALAHLASAQQIPWLNDDQKLRLSHPAEGRLIAELVQVIDNLDCPDLSGAVNWEKVALDLSQAFEAFWSQCRIWGKVKISAPELAQARLGLVIATQSVLRCLLVDKLGAFAPLEL from the coding sequence GTGTGTAAGTATATAGCAATTAAGGCTTTATTAAGCAGCTATTTAGTGCTTGCTGTCAATATTTATACTTCTACTGATAAACTTACAAGCATAGAAAGTAGAAAATTTCCCCTATACAAAGGTAGAGACAATAGTCGAGTTTTATATATCTCAGGTCTAGCCCTGCAATTGGCAAAATCTCATAATCAAACAACAATGGAGATCGCCAGTGGTATTGTCTCTCACTTATCAGCAATCCGTGGCGACTTTTTTAGCGTGCAAATTGTTCCCCCAGGGTCAATTTATTTGGAATTAACTCATCCATTTTTAGCTACTTGGTTGCAAAGCCTCGTCGTGAGGAATATAGGAGAAGACTGGGAAACGGGAACCAGAAAAATTACCGTGCCAAATCCATCTCGCTTATTTGTTATTCAATATGCTCATGCACGCTGCTACTCATTGCTGCTGCTAGCTCACCGAGAAGGATTGATTAAATTGAGAGAACCAATGCCAGATATCAGCGAAAACTCTGCTTTGGCTCATTTGGCATCAGCACAGCAAATACCTTGGCTGAACGATGATCAAAAACTCCGCCTCAGTCACCCAGCCGAGGGTCGTCTAATTGCCGAGTTAGTACAAGTAATAGACAATTTAGACTGTCCTGATTTGAGTGGTGCGGTGAACTGGGAAAAAGTAGCCCTGGATTTAAGTCAAGCTTTTGAGGCTTTTTGGAGCCAGTGCCGGATTTGGGGAAAGGTAAAAATTTCTGCGCCAGAATTAGCCCAAGCCAGACTGGGATTAGTGATTGCTACTCAGTCTGTGTTGAGGTGTTTACTGGTAGACAAACTGGGTGCTTTTGCTCCTCTGGAGTTATGA